Proteins from a single region of Mucilaginibacter daejeonensis:
- a CDS encoding FecR family protein has protein sequence MTRNEYITLFEKYLAGDASEQEIAKIMAYKDDFEFADPDEMDIADHQRGERILSKLGRSTGEIASPVVRLGVRWYAAAAILIFLTTSILIRSKIQSSSSVITTHVLRKNDIKPGVDKAVLKLASGKEIVLSDEGSGTLVDQEGMTVRKEKSGALNYIVSSAGKANAKAGYNTLTTPRGAEYHITLEDGTKVWLNAASNLKFPIAFNNEERRVYISGEAYFEVAKNKHRPFKVVFNDQEIEVLGTHFNVTAYDDEPDTRTTLLEGSVKLTRNGKKQILTPGQQAVGARNQDGFIVNKVNVEEAVAWKNGFFQFRNASLVSIMRQASRWYDVDINYEKDFSPDDYGGRVTKYKNISELLNNLELTGTVHFKIDGRRITVMR, from the coding sequence ATGACACGTAACGAGTATATCACTCTTTTCGAAAAATATTTGGCTGGAGACGCATCTGAACAAGAGATCGCAAAGATCATGGCTTATAAGGATGACTTCGAATTTGCTGATCCCGATGAAATGGACATAGCTGACCATCAAAGGGGGGAGCGTATCTTATCAAAGCTCGGCAGATCTACAGGTGAAATAGCTAGTCCCGTTGTTCGCCTTGGTGTTAGGTGGTATGCTGCCGCTGCGATCTTGATCTTTTTGACAACAAGCATCTTGATCAGGAGCAAGATCCAAAGTTCAAGTAGCGTGATCACTACACATGTGCTCCGAAAAAATGATATAAAGCCCGGTGTGGATAAAGCTGTATTGAAGCTTGCAAGTGGAAAAGAGATCGTACTGTCAGACGAGGGAAGCGGTACGTTGGTCGATCAGGAGGGCATGACAGTACGCAAAGAAAAGAGTGGGGCCTTGAACTACATCGTATCGTCAGCAGGCAAGGCGAACGCTAAGGCCGGATACAACACCCTTACCACTCCGCGCGGGGCCGAGTATCATATCACACTCGAAGATGGTACGAAGGTTTGGCTTAATGCAGCTTCCAATTTAAAGTTTCCTATAGCCTTCAACAACGAAGAGCGCCGTGTATACATCAGCGGTGAAGCTTACTTTGAGGTGGCCAAGAATAAGCACCGGCCCTTTAAAGTGGTCTTTAATGATCAGGAGATCGAAGTGTTAGGCACACACTTTAATGTTACGGCATACGATGACGAGCCTGACACCAGGACCACGCTGCTGGAAGGGTCAGTAAAATTGACCCGTAACGGCAAAAAGCAGATCCTCACACCAGGGCAACAGGCTGTCGGCGCTCGCAACCAAGATGGATTCATCGTAAACAAGGTGAATGTAGAGGAGGCAGTTGCCTGGAAGAATGGTTTTTTTCAGTTCCGCAATGCAAGTCTTGTTAGCATCATGCGTCAGGCATCACGCTGGTACGACGTTGACATAAACTATGAAAAGGATTTTTCACCAGACGATTACGGTGGTCGGGTGACCAAATACAAAAATATCTCTGAGCTCTTAAATAACCTGGAATTAACAGGGACCGTTCACTTTAAGATAGATGGAAGGAGGATCACCGTTATGCGATAA
- a CDS encoding PAS domain-containing protein: protein MNTLFINYQNKVRSNLSSSSPSDDGDVSYWQGQLFYNFLIYCLPISLIALIPSVYMSFKDDLPAIAVVDLLCFFLIATATFSSQLKVRQRKILVISVFYFLAVYLINALGYIGPGIFYLFFITVLIGLIFPVRYAYRSVGINAMILATFAALINFKLANSALINEYTTGKWIAFSVNLIFASLVIILVIDKIFDGLQLTIVNKSLLEERYRLIFDKSPLPMWLFDTETHRFLDVNEAAIRHYGYDKNEFLSMSIMDIRSPDQISDTADLVRANKLSGQYYGGTAQHIKKNGETIQVKIESNLITLNGNAVRLVQATDITLQVAHQAELNRYNQKIKESESNLHALFDSVMDGIVLLDAEARIKLFNSEASRSMDLNKGKAALEVGRSIFDFVEDARRDHFEAVLSKVYKGETIDYDRRYRIRGDIHWIRFTVNPVREDDDKITGACITGRDITARMLYLRSVEDQNKVFREIAWMQSHLVRAPLARILGLLPMVDSETDSDERSVILKYIGDSANELDSIIKKINEESTRITQKYPPLP, encoded by the coding sequence ATGAACACACTGTTTATCAATTATCAAAATAAGGTCAGGTCGAACTTGTCCTCATCCTCACCAAGCGATGACGGTGACGTGAGTTACTGGCAAGGCCAGCTGTTCTATAATTTCCTGATCTATTGCCTACCGATCAGCCTTATTGCATTGATACCCAGTGTATACATGTCATTCAAAGATGATCTTCCAGCTATCGCGGTCGTTGATCTGCTATGCTTCTTTTTGATCGCCACAGCCACGTTCTCCTCACAACTGAAGGTCCGTCAACGCAAGATTTTGGTGATCAGTGTATTCTACTTTTTGGCGGTCTATCTGATCAACGCGCTGGGTTATATAGGCCCGGGTATCTTTTACCTGTTCTTTATTACTGTGCTTATCGGACTGATATTCCCGGTTCGCTACGCGTATCGGTCGGTAGGAATAAACGCCATGATCCTGGCCACATTCGCCGCACTTATCAATTTTAAACTGGCAAATTCGGCGTTGATCAACGAATACACCACCGGCAAGTGGATCGCCTTCAGTGTAAATCTCATTTTCGCAAGCTTGGTCATCATTTTGGTGATCGATAAGATATTTGATGGTCTGCAGCTGACCATCGTGAACAAAAGCCTTCTGGAAGAACGCTACCGGCTGATCTTCGACAAAAGCCCCTTACCGATGTGGTTATTCGATACGGAGACCCATAGATTTTTGGACGTGAATGAAGCGGCTATCAGACACTATGGTTATGACAAGAACGAATTCCTCTCAATGAGTATCATGGATATTCGTAGTCCCGACCAGATATCCGATACGGCAGACCTGGTGAGAGCTAACAAATTGTCTGGACAATACTATGGAGGTACTGCGCAGCATATAAAAAAGAATGGAGAGACCATACAGGTAAAGATCGAAAGCAATCTGATCACGCTGAACGGCAACGCTGTACGGCTGGTCCAGGCTACGGACATCACTCTTCAGGTGGCTCATCAAGCTGAGTTGAATCGTTACAATCAAAAGATCAAAGAATCAGAATCCAATCTTCATGCTTTATTTGACAGCGTTATGGATGGTATCGTGTTGTTGGACGCGGAGGCTCGTATCAAGCTCTTCAATTCAGAAGCTTCGCGTTCAATGGATCTCAATAAAGGTAAGGCCGCTTTAGAAGTGGGTCGAAGCATCTTTGACTTTGTGGAGGACGCAAGAAGGGATCATTTTGAAGCAGTGTTGTCAAAAGTTTATAAAGGCGAGACGATCGACTACGATCGCAGGTACCGAATCAGGGGCGATATTCATTGGATAAGGTTCACGGTCAATCCTGTCCGTGAAGATGATGACAAGATAACGGGAGCTTGTATAACCGGGCGAGACATTACAGCCAGAATGCTGTATCTGCGGTCTGTAGAGGACCAGAACAAGGTTTTCCGCGAGATCGCATGGATGCAGTCTCACCTTGTGCGTGCGCCATTGGCACGTATCCTTGGCCTTTTGCCCATGGTCGATAGCGAAACGGATTCTGACGAAAGAAGTGTCATCCTGAAGTACATCGGCGATTCTGCGAACGAGTTGGATTCCATTATCAAGAAGATCAACGAAGAGTCGACCCGTATCACTCAAAAATATCCTCCACTTCCCTGA
- a CDS encoding BLUF domain-containing protein: protein MKKNNMDLYYLIYTSSPAKPMDDDSLLELLTTSREANSRFGITGMLIYLPDNFIQLIEGPKDHIIQLYHNIQRDKKHYRVTSLQEGPITERFFPDWAMAFENKQASDLGNAQLSLQDERVLELFGIMEGRP, encoded by the coding sequence TTGAAAAAAAATAATATGGACCTGTACTACTTGATCTATACCAGCTCACCTGCTAAACCAATGGATGATGATTCGCTGCTTGAACTGCTGACCACCTCCCGAGAGGCCAACAGCCGTTTTGGTATCACCGGGATGTTGATCTATCTGCCTGATAATTTTATCCAGTTGATAGAGGGGCCAAAGGACCATATCATACAGCTTTACCATAACATTCAGCGAGATAAAAAGCATTACAGGGTGACCTCCTTACAGGAAGGACCGATCACAGAACGTTTCTTTCCTGATTGGGCAATGGCGTTCGAGAATAAGCAAGCGTCAGATCTGGGTAATGCTCAATTAAGTTTGCAGGATGAAAGGGTACTTGAACTGTTCGGCATAATGGAAGGCCGTCCCTGA
- a CDS encoding RagB/SusD family nutrient uptake outer membrane protein, whose product MKLNILTVIILVSLWAVSCTKVTDQVPDSQITPSNFYKTASDADNAINACYDVLQKLPTNFELWGDGRADILAATDRPLSADLQVVNGNVSASNSYVNGWNALYSGINRCNSVLTNVPNITDPSLAGRKDRIIGEAYFLRALFYFYLARTFENVPLIIKPYEDLSNDFFPKNNDRATIFAQIEKDLKAAEPLVPDLPFSTTIENKGKTTKAAVRTAMADLYLWNKKYQEAADAAALVISSPAGYSLVSGANFGNLFTLKNQSESILEIQYNNANQEGTPGTNDVNGLTEQFLPIGGTYIAGNWRYLPSNKLLTALTATDLRAAITYKNTGATPAPFRDANRIYIAKYPGTLVGSVLFQDSNFIIYRLAEVILFRAEALNELGQTTQAIALLNQIRTRAGLSATTATSQSDVRLAIENERFTELAFEGKRYYDLVRTGRYATVTGFTDANYLRWPIPATEIIRNRNLVQNPGY is encoded by the coding sequence ATGAAACTCAATATATTAACCGTTATCATCTTGGTTAGCCTTTGGGCAGTTTCCTGCACCAAGGTAACTGATCAGGTTCCCGACAGCCAGATCACACCGTCGAACTTTTACAAAACGGCTTCAGACGCTGATAATGCGATCAATGCTTGTTACGATGTGCTTCAGAAATTACCGACCAACTTCGAGCTTTGGGGAGATGGCCGTGCCGATATTCTTGCAGCTACCGACAGGCCGTTAAGCGCTGACCTGCAGGTGGTCAATGGAAATGTTTCAGCAAGTAACAGTTACGTGAACGGATGGAACGCTTTGTATAGTGGCATAAATCGCTGCAACAGTGTTCTTACCAACGTACCCAACATTACCGACCCATCGTTGGCCGGTCGTAAAGATAGGATCATTGGCGAGGCCTATTTTTTACGTGCCCTGTTCTACTTTTACCTGGCGAGGACCTTCGAGAACGTGCCGCTGATCATCAAGCCTTATGAAGATCTAAGCAACGACTTCTTCCCAAAGAATAACGACCGTGCGACAATATTCGCACAAATAGAAAAAGACCTGAAAGCTGCCGAACCTCTGGTGCCAGATCTGCCTTTCTCTACCACTATCGAGAACAAAGGAAAGACCACCAAAGCTGCGGTACGCACGGCAATGGCCGACCTTTATTTGTGGAATAAAAAGTATCAGGAAGCGGCAGATGCTGCGGCGCTGGTCATAAGCAGCCCCGCGGGTTATTCGCTTGTATCAGGCGCTAATTTTGGTAACCTTTTCACGCTGAAAAATCAGTCTGAATCTATCCTGGAGATTCAATACAATAATGCGAACCAGGAAGGTACCCCTGGAACGAATGATGTAAATGGATTGACCGAGCAGTTCCTGCCAATAGGAGGCACCTATATCGCAGGCAACTGGCGCTACTTGCCATCTAACAAATTACTAACCGCATTAACTGCTACCGACCTGAGAGCTGCCATTACTTATAAAAACACTGGTGCCACGCCCGCCCCCTTCCGTGATGCTAATAGGATCTACATTGCCAAATATCCCGGCACATTGGTAGGTTCTGTGTTGTTCCAGGATTCTAACTTTATTATTTACAGGTTGGCAGAGGTGATCCTGTTCCGTGCCGAAGCGCTGAATGAGCTTGGACAGACCACTCAGGCTATAGCGCTTTTGAACCAGATCAGGACGAGGGCCGGACTAAGTGCCACCACCGCCACCTCACAAAGTGACGTTCGTTTAGCGATCGAGAACGAACGTTTTACGGAGCTGGCCTTTGAAGGAAAAAGGTACTATGACCTTGTACGCACAGGCAGATATGCTACGGTCACCGGTTTTACCGACGCTAATTATTTGCGCTGGCCGATACCTGCAACCGAGATCATCCGAAACAGAAATTTAGTTCAAAATCCAGGTTATTAA
- a CDS encoding sigma-70 family RNA polymerase sigma factor, with protein MQLHSLSDADLWSLIVGDNYRAFTVLFERYWLRLYRTAQRYIRSETACEEVVHDLFLNLWSRRKFLGIRNVEHYLKASIRYQVYSHQKRSKNEVMIFSEDLEAKNDIVSYNLGSEKIHSDELEQLLDSYLNVLPVRCRQIFLLSRRDYLTNDEIANMLNISKRSVENQLTIALRHLRFNLKEIMVLLISATQIF; from the coding sequence ATGCAACTCCATTCCTTAAGTGACGCCGACTTATGGTCTCTCATCGTCGGCGATAACTATCGTGCGTTCACCGTGCTTTTTGAACGGTACTGGCTGAGGTTATACCGTACGGCGCAAAGATATATTCGAAGCGAGACCGCTTGCGAGGAGGTCGTGCATGATCTTTTCTTAAATCTATGGAGTAGGCGTAAATTCCTAGGCATCCGCAATGTTGAGCATTACTTAAAGGCTTCTATACGTTACCAGGTATACAGTCATCAAAAAAGGTCGAAGAATGAGGTGATGATCTTCAGCGAAGACTTGGAAGCAAAGAACGATATCGTTAGCTACAATTTAGGCAGCGAAAAGATACACTCTGATGAACTGGAGCAACTGCTTGATTCTTATCTCAACGTGTTGCCAGTGCGATGCAGGCAGATATTTTTACTTAGCAGGAGAGACTACCTCACCAACGATGAGATCGCGAACATGCTGAACATTTCTAAACGCTCTGTCGAGAATCAGCTCACCATAGCATTACGACATCTGAGGTTTAACCTTAAAGAGATCATGGTGCTGTTGATCTCAGCCACCCAAATTTTTTAA
- a CDS encoding TonB-dependent receptor, which yields MKLTIVIWALALIQVNAASYAQKVNIRVVNASMDDVLTNLSVQTGFNFIYNSAMIKTAKPVNLNVANGSLTDALEACFKDQPLNFVINGNTVVIKKKVTSATPIAPIITRSAVPIVVTGTVNDNKGQPLAGVSVSIKGTTTGTATNAEGKFTLRVPDDNGTIVFTLMGYTSQEVPLKGKNIMNIVMEETPSALNEVVVVGYGTQQKKDVISAVSSIKGKDIENLPVATPQSLIQGRATGVQVIQNSGSPGSGVTVRIRGTTSINAGNDPLYIIDGVPVESGTLSSISLSGSQPSALAAINADDIESMEVLKDAGALAIYGSRAANGVVLITTKHGKKGSTVFNLNYYTGFQQDNPNRRVKLMNSQQAIDLIQEGRANALNDGITSLYGFLLPAPDGTVSNTDWQNALFRTAPISNYEVSVRGGENKLRFSVSGSYLDQQGIIIRSGFTRGTGRINLDYDASSKFKFGTNLSLSRYTNNRVSTDDGASSLIQVALKKSPSLPIYNPDGTFYQGDVSGFINPVAFANKLKYMNQVSTVKGNIYGEYTIIPRLILRSTAGLDYDAVTDQFFQPSDAVRNGVAVGEAFNSNVTGWIIENTLSYSHDVGKHHLTGLLGYSQQERSSFALNGRGTPYSTNNIYTLNAATTPTSVSSSTSAYGLSSAFARVGYAYNDKYLLEASARRDGSSRFGANKRYSIFPAVSAAWRVSNESFWNKSSAINDLKFRASIGKTGNQTIGDYVAQGQYSTGANYLGQSGIALTTLPNPDLTWETTLQYNAGVDISLFASRVSFTIDAYVKNTSNLLLQVPLPNTSGFSSVLQNIGATQNKGLEFGLNTINIDNKDLTWRSNFNISFNRNKVVQLYSGAANIIQTVGAGLSGSLTSYNILQVGSPIGSLYGWRESGVYRSSTDNTAKITSTSFGTNGYVFKGGDMIFQDLNGNGTIDIDDRMIIGNAQPKFTGGFTNTVTWRSFDLNLLMTFSYGNDIVNGTRYAAESATGFNGSVTLLNRWRNEGDITDIPRANYVDPAGNRRFSNRWIEDGSYLRAKNLTIGYKLPTSLLEKVKVRSCRLYATAQNLFTLTKYTGYDPEASSIQLGVDQGTYPQYRAYIFGINVGF from the coding sequence ATGAAATTAACCATCGTAATATGGGCACTTGCCCTAATTCAGGTTAACGCAGCAAGCTACGCACAGAAGGTGAATATCCGTGTCGTGAATGCCTCGATGGACGATGTATTGACCAATTTGAGCGTACAAACGGGATTTAACTTCATTTACAATTCGGCAATGATCAAAACAGCCAAACCTGTCAATTTGAACGTTGCTAACGGATCGTTGACCGATGCCCTAGAGGCCTGTTTCAAAGATCAGCCGCTCAACTTTGTGATCAACGGCAATACGGTCGTTATTAAAAAGAAGGTCACATCCGCAACACCCATTGCGCCCATCATCACCCGATCCGCTGTACCGATCGTTGTAACAGGAACGGTCAACGACAATAAAGGACAGCCATTAGCAGGTGTCAGCGTTTCGATCAAGGGAACTACCACAGGAACAGCTACCAATGCAGAGGGGAAGTTTACCCTGAGGGTACCCGATGATAACGGGACCATCGTATTTACCCTAATGGGTTATACTTCACAAGAAGTGCCTTTGAAAGGCAAGAACATCATGAATATAGTGATGGAAGAGACGCCATCGGCACTGAATGAAGTGGTCGTGGTGGGTTACGGCACGCAGCAAAAGAAAGACGTTATATCGGCAGTATCGTCTATCAAGGGTAAGGACATCGAGAACCTACCCGTGGCAACCCCTCAATCACTTATACAAGGCCGTGCCACCGGTGTACAGGTGATACAAAATTCAGGTTCGCCGGGCAGTGGTGTTACCGTTCGTATCAGGGGAACCACTTCGATCAATGCCGGTAACGATCCGCTTTACATAATCGATGGTGTGCCGGTAGAGTCGGGCACCTTAAGCAGCATCAGCTTATCGGGGAGTCAGCCTTCGGCTTTGGCAGCCATCAATGCCGATGATATTGAATCGATGGAGGTTTTAAAAGATGCTGGTGCATTGGCCATTTATGGATCAAGGGCAGCCAACGGCGTGGTGCTCATCACCACCAAGCATGGTAAAAAAGGCAGCACCGTATTTAACTTGAATTACTATACCGGTTTTCAACAAGATAATCCTAACCGTAGGGTAAAGTTAATGAACAGCCAGCAAGCCATAGACCTGATACAGGAAGGACGTGCCAACGCATTAAATGACGGTATCACCTCTTTATATGGATTTTTACTGCCGGCACCCGACGGTACGGTTTCGAATACCGATTGGCAAAACGCCTTGTTCCGCACCGCACCGATCTCTAATTATGAGGTATCGGTACGTGGCGGAGAGAACAAACTCAGGTTCTCGGTAAGCGGCAGCTATTTGGATCAGCAGGGTATCATCATCAGATCGGGTTTCACACGTGGTACGGGCCGTATCAATCTTGACTACGACGCGTCCAGCAAGTTCAAATTCGGTACCAATCTGTCTTTATCCAGATATACCAATAACCGTGTTTCTACTGATGACGGCGCCTCGTCCCTGATCCAGGTGGCATTAAAAAAATCACCCTCCTTACCCATTTATAATCCCGATGGTACCTTTTATCAGGGAGATGTATCAGGCTTTATCAACCCTGTTGCATTTGCCAACAAGCTCAAGTACATGAACCAGGTAAGCACCGTAAAAGGAAATATCTACGGTGAATATACGATCATTCCGAGGCTGATATTACGCAGTACGGCAGGGCTTGACTATGACGCTGTCACGGACCAGTTCTTTCAACCATCTGATGCAGTGCGTAACGGTGTTGCGGTAGGAGAGGCCTTTAATTCCAACGTGACCGGCTGGATCATTGAGAACACGTTAAGTTACTCGCACGATGTAGGCAAGCATCACCTGACCGGATTGCTGGGTTATAGCCAGCAGGAACGCAGTTCGTTCGCTTTGAATGGCAGAGGTACGCCATACTCTACCAACAACATTTATACTTTAAATGCAGCAACCACACCTACCAGTGTATCGTCAAGTACTTCGGCCTATGGATTGTCCTCGGCGTTCGCACGCGTAGGTTATGCCTACAATGATAAGTATCTGTTAGAGGCATCAGCCCGTCGCGATGGGTCGTCGAGGTTTGGCGCCAACAAACGCTACTCGATATTCCCGGCGGTCTCTGCTGCCTGGCGCGTATCGAACGAGTCATTTTGGAACAAGTCCTCGGCTATCAATGATCTGAAATTCAGGGCAAGTATCGGTAAAACAGGTAACCAGACCATAGGCGATTATGTGGCACAGGGACAATATTCTACAGGGGCCAATTACTTAGGTCAAAGCGGTATAGCACTTACTACGCTCCCTAACCCCGACCTTACCTGGGAGACCACCCTCCAGTATAATGCTGGCGTCGATATCTCTTTGTTCGCATCAAGAGTTAGTTTTACGATAGACGCCTATGTGAAGAATACCTCTAACTTATTGCTACAAGTGCCTTTACCTAATACATCAGGATTTAGCTCTGTGTTGCAAAATATTGGTGCTACCCAGAATAAAGGTCTCGAGTTTGGTCTGAACACGATCAATATCGACAACAAGGACCTGACATGGAGGAGCAATTTCAACATCTCATTCAATCGTAACAAGGTAGTGCAACTTTATAGTGGCGCCGCTAACATCATTCAAACCGTAGGAGCTGGTCTTTCGGGATCGCTTACATCGTACAATATTTTGCAGGTCGGCAGTCCGATCGGTAGTTTGTATGGCTGGAGAGAGTCTGGTGTGTATCGTAGTTCAACCGATAATACAGCCAAGATCACCAGTACAAGCTTCGGTACCAACGGATATGTTTTTAAAGGTGGTGATATGATCTTTCAGGACCTGAATGGTAATGGCACGATCGACATTGATGACCGTATGATCATTGGCAATGCGCAGCCCAAGTTCACAGGTGGCTTTACCAACACGGTCACCTGGCGTAGCTTCGACCTCAACTTGTTGATGACCTTTAGCTACGGCAACGACATCGTTAACGGAACACGGTATGCCGCCGAATCGGCCACCGGTTTCAACGGATCAGTAACGTTGTTGAACCGTTGGAGAAATGAAGGCGACATCACCGATATTCCACGAGCCAATTATGTAGACCCTGCTGGTAACAGGCGGTTCTCGAACCGTTGGATAGAGGACGGCTCATACTTAAGAGCAAAGAACCTGACGATCGGCTACAAACTGCCCACCAGTTTACTTGAAAAAGTGAAGGTTAGATCATGCAGGCTTTACGCTACTGCGCAAAACCTGTTCACGCTAACTAAATATACTGGTTACGACCCTGAGGCTAGTTCTATTCAGTTAGGTGTGGATCAAGGCACCTATCCTCAATACCGCGCTTACATTTTTGGGATCAATGTTGGATTTTAA
- a CDS encoding PAS domain S-box protein translates to MLDLLNTLSDDANAFNADHQAVLNAVMTATDDAIITQDLNDNIMSWNPAAERLFGYTSLEALGQPISIIVPSERSAEQRYINGQISKGKKVDRFETICLTKPGTQKLISINVAPIYITERVIVGAAIVARDISERRSEDEKQATLTAIVSTSDDAIVSKTLQGIITSWNPAAEKLFGYTEQEVIGKHISLIIPQDRLQEENFIIDQVAQGRKVDQFETVRRTKDGRDIHLSITVSPVTDPSGRVIGASIIGKDLSATKQFREKQGMLAALISSSDDTIVSKTLDGKITSWNRAAERMFGYTAAEALGQHISLIIPTERLNEETFIIGQVSKGNKVDHFETVRVSKDGRSIPISLSVSPIIDENGQIIGASKIARDISEQVAMQEEKARLYDEIKALNDKKDEFIGLASHELKTPLTSIQAYLQILNGELSDERRKEFLRRATHQVKKLNSLVSDLLDISKIHAGELRFDPAPFDLHQLALDAIELISAANRQYSIDFNTDVKTIIVQGDPQRIEQVILNLLTNAIRYSNNNHQIDVYLSIDSDVAKVAVQDRGIGIPADKLEQIFSRFYRVGENKNVSGLGLGLYLSQYIIDRHGGRIWAESQPGEGSVFYFTLPIEKK, encoded by the coding sequence ATGCTTGATCTATTGAATACTTTGAGCGACGACGCTAATGCTTTTAACGCCGATCACCAAGCCGTATTGAACGCTGTCATGACGGCCACTGATGATGCGATCATTACCCAAGACCTGAATGATAACATCATGTCTTGGAATCCAGCCGCCGAACGGCTGTTCGGTTACACAAGCTTGGAGGCTTTAGGTCAGCCGATCAGCATTATCGTACCTTCTGAAAGATCTGCCGAACAACGGTATATCAATGGCCAAATATCAAAGGGGAAGAAGGTCGATAGATTTGAGACCATTTGTTTGACCAAGCCAGGGACCCAAAAACTTATTTCCATCAATGTAGCTCCTATATACATTACTGAGAGGGTCATTGTTGGAGCGGCCATAGTTGCTCGGGACATTAGTGAAAGGCGGTCAGAAGATGAAAAACAAGCTACGCTGACAGCTATAGTATCCACGTCTGATGATGCCATCGTGAGTAAGACCCTGCAAGGCATCATCACCAGCTGGAACCCGGCAGCAGAAAAACTATTTGGCTACACCGAACAGGAAGTTATTGGAAAACATATCTCCCTGATCATTCCGCAGGATAGGCTGCAAGAAGAGAACTTTATCATCGATCAGGTGGCACAGGGCCGCAAGGTAGACCAGTTTGAAACGGTTCGACGTACCAAGGATGGCCGAGATATCCATTTGTCCATAACCGTCTCTCCCGTCACCGACCCATCAGGCAGGGTCATCGGTGCATCTATAATAGGAAAGGACCTTTCGGCCACCAAACAATTTAGAGAGAAGCAAGGCATGTTGGCTGCACTGATCAGCAGCTCTGATGACACGATAGTGAGTAAAACACTGGATGGCAAGATCACCAGTTGGAACCGTGCGGCTGAGCGGATGTTCGGCTATACGGCTGCCGAAGCTCTGGGCCAGCACATCTCACTGATCATCCCGACCGAGCGATTGAATGAGGAGACCTTCATCATTGGTCAGGTGAGCAAGGGTAATAAAGTGGACCACTTTGAGACCGTACGCGTTTCAAAGGATGGCCGTTCGATACCCATCTCCTTATCAGTATCTCCGATCATTGATGAGAATGGTCAGATCATCGGGGCATCTAAGATCGCACGAGACATCAGCGAGCAGGTAGCTATGCAGGAAGAGAAGGCCCGGCTTTATGACGAGATCAAGGCACTCAATGACAAAAAAGATGAGTTTATTGGTCTCGCCAGCCATGAATTAAAAACGCCGCTAACCAGCATTCAGGCTTATTTACAGATACTGAATGGCGAGTTAAGTGATGAGCGCCGTAAAGAATTCCTCCGAAGGGCGACTCATCAGGTCAAAAAATTAAATAGCTTGGTATCTGACCTGCTCGACATCTCTAAGATACATGCAGGAGAATTGCGCTTTGACCCTGCACCTTTCGACCTGCATCAATTAGCACTCGACGCTATCGAATTGATCTCGGCCGCCAACCGGCAATACAGCATCGATTTTAACACTGACGTTAAGACCATCATCGTACAAGGCGATCCGCAGCGGATAGAGCAGGTGATCTTAAATTTGCTTACCAATGCTATCCGTTACTCCAATAATAATCACCAGATCGATGTTTATTTATCTATAGATAGTGATGTAGCAAAGGTGGCTGTTCAAGACAGGGGCATAGGCATACCCGCCGACAAATTAGAACAGATATTTTCACGCTTTTACCGGGTGGGAGAAAACAAGAACGTATCAGGCCTGGGCTTGGGGTTATACCTATCGCAGTATATCATCGACCGGCATGGTGGGCGCATATGGGCCGAAAGCCAGCCTGGAGAGGGTTCAGTATTTTATTTCACCTTGCCTATTGAAAAAAAATAA